In Carya illinoinensis cultivar Pawnee chromosome 16, C.illinoinensisPawnee_v1, whole genome shotgun sequence, a single window of DNA contains:
- the LOC122299180 gene encoding transcription factor MYBS1-like, which translates to MTSVAVWSKEEEKAFENAIAMHWVDEDSKEHWEKIASMVPSKSVEELKQHYQMLVEDVRAIEAGHIPLPNYLGEETSSSNKDCHGSSGATASDKRSNCGYGTGFSGLGHDSAGHGGKGGSRSEQERRKGIPWTEEEHRLFLLGLDKFGKGDWRSISRNFVISRTPTQVASHAQKYFIRLNSMNRDRRRSSIHDITSVNNGDVTSHQAPITGQQIHMNLSSVAAIGPPAKHRTPLHMPGMYGTPVGHPVAAPPGHMASAVETPVMLPPGPHPHPHPYVVPVAYPMAPPPMHQ; encoded by the exons ATGACAAGTGTAGCAGTTTGgagcaaagaagaagagaaagcttTTGAAAATGCTATTGCAATGCATTGGGTGGATGAGGACTCCAAAGAGCATTGGGAGAAGATTGCTTCAATGGTTCCCAGCAAGAGTGTGGAAGAATTGAAGCAACACTACCAAATGTTAGTGGAAGATGTGCGCGCAATAGAGGCAGGACATATACCACTTCCCAACTACTTAGGAGAGGAAACATCATCTTCAAACAAAGACTGCCATGGCTCTTCTGGGGCCACGGCTTCGGATAAGAGGTCAAATTGTGGTTATGGAACTGGGTTTTCAGGATTAGGACATGACTCAGCCGGGCATGGAGGGAAAGGAGGGTCGAGGTCAGAACAAGAACGGCGAAAAGGGATTCCATGGACAGAAGAAGAGCATAG GCTGTTTTTACTTGGATTAGACAAGTTTGGCAAGGGGGATTGGAGAAGTATTTCAAGAAACTTTGTCATTTCCAGGACTCCCACACAAGTGGCTAGCCATGCTCAAAAGTACTTCATTCGCTTGAACTCCATGAATAGAGATAGAAGGAGATCTAGTATCCATGACATTACAAGTGTGAACAATGGAGATGTCACTTCTCATCAAGCACCAATTACAGGCCAACAGATACACATGAACCTGTCAAGTGTAGCCGCTATAGGACCGCCAGCAAAGCATAGGACTCCACTGCATATGCCTGGTATGTATGGAACGCCGGTAGGGCATCCGGTTGCTGCTCCACCAGGGCATATGGCATCGGCAGTTGAAACTCCTGTCATGCTTCCTCCCGGACCCCATCCCCATCCCCACCCATATGTTGTCCCAGTTGCTTACCCTATGGCACCTCCCCCAATGCACCAATAA